A genomic window from Equus asinus isolate D_3611 breed Donkey chromosome 25, EquAss-T2T_v2, whole genome shotgun sequence includes:
- the IKBKE gene encoding inhibitor of nuclear factor kappa-B kinase subunit epsilon isoform X8, producing the protein MQSTVNYLWHTDDLLGQGATASVYKARNKKSGELVAVKVFNTASYMRPREVQVREFEVLRKLNHQNIVKLFAVEETGGSRQKVLVMEYCSSGSLLSVLESPENAFGLPEDEFLVVLRCVVAGMNHLRENGIVHRDIKPGNIMRLLGEEGQSIYKLTDFGAARELDDDEKFISVYGTEEYLHPDMYERAVLRKPQQKAFGVTVDLWSIGVTLYHAATGSLPFVPFGGPRRNKEIMYRITTEKPAGAIAGTQRRENGPLEWSYSLPITCRLSSGLQSQLVPILANILEVEQAKCWGFDQFFAETSDILQRVVVHVFSLSEAVLHHVYIHGHNTIAIFLEAVYEQTNVAPQHQEYLFEGHLCVLEPNLSAQHIAHTTASSPLTLFSMASETPKGLAFRDPALDVPKFVPKVDLQADYNTAKGVLGAGYQALRLAQALLAGQELMLRGLHWFVEILQATCRRTLEVTRMALLFLSSSLGTERFSNGAGMPEIQELKRATELRSQLRTLAGVLSRCSHNITETQMSLSSLSSELAKNRDQVHEDRSTQKIQCCLDKMYLIYKQFKKSRVRPGLGYNEEQIHKLDKVNFSHLAKRLLQVFQEECVQKYQTSLVTHGKRMSCVFLVGGPSSRGMRDATSAWLDERCHVCAQDSNQ; encoded by the exons ATGCAGAGCACCGTCAATTACCTGTGGCACACCGACGACCTGCTGGGGCAGGGGGCCACCGCCAGTGTGTACAAGGCCCGAAACAAG AAATCCGGGGAGCTGGTCGCTGTGAAGGTCTTCAACACCGCCAGCTACATGCGACCCCGCGAGGTGCAGGTGAGGGAGTTTGAGGTCCTGCGGAAGCTGAACCACCAGAACATCGTCAAGCTCTTCGCGGTGGAGGAGACG GGGGGCAGCCGGCAGAAGGTGCTGGTGATGGAGTACTGCTCCAGTGGGAGCCTGCTGAGCGTGCTTGAGAGCCCCGAGAACGCCTTCGGGCTGCCGGAGGACGAGTTCCTGGTGGTGCTGCGCTGTGTGG tgGCTGGCATGAACCACCTGCGGGAGAACGGCATCGTCCACCGTGACATCAAGCCCGGGAACATCATGCgcctcctgggggaggaggggcagagcaTCTACAAGCTGACGGACTTTGGGGCCGCCCGCGAGCTGGACGACGATGAGAAGTTCATCTCGGTCTATGGGACTGAGGAGTACCTG CACCCTGACATGTATGAGCGGGCGGTGCTTCGCAAGCCCCAGCAGAAGGCATTCGGGGTGACTGTGGATCTCTGGAGCATTGGGGTGACCCTGTACCACGCAGCCACCGGCAGCCTGCCCTTTGTCCCCTTCGGTGGGCCACGGCGAAACAAAGAGATCAT GTACCGGATAACCACAGAGAAGCCAGCCGGGGCCATTGCAGGCACCCAGAGGCGGGAAAACGGGCCTTTGGAGTGGAGCTACAGCCTCCCCATCACCTGCCGGCTGTCATC GGGACTGCAGAGCCAGCTGGTGCCCATCCTGGCCAACATCCTGGAGGTGGAGCAGGCCAAGTGCTGGGGCTTCGACCAGTTCTTTGCGGAGACCAGCGACATCCTGCAGCGAGTCGTTGTGCACGTCTTCTCCCTGTCCGAGGCGGTCCTGCACCACGTCTACATCCATGGCCACAACAC GATAGCCATCTTTCTGGAGGCTGTGTATGAGCAGACCAATGTGGCCCCCCAGCACCAGGAGTACCTCTTTGAGGGTCACCTCTGTGTCCTCGAGCCCAACCTGTCAGCACAGCACATTGCCCACACGACGGCAAGCAGCCCCCTGACCCTGTTCAGCATGGCCAGCGAGACCCCCAAGGGACTGGCCTTCAGGGACC CGGCTCTGGACGTCCCCAAGTTTGTTCCCAAAGTGGACCTGCAGGCAGATTACAACACGGCCAAG GGCGTGTTGGGCGCAGGCTACCAGGCCCTGCGGCTGGCGCAGGCCCTGCTGGCTGGGCAGGAGCTCATGCTTCGGGGGCTGCACTGGTTTGT GGAGATCCTCCAGGCCACGTGCAGGCGGACACTGGAGGTCACAAGGATGGCCCTCCTCTTCCTCAGCAGCAGCCTGGGCACCGAGAG GTTCAGCAATGGGGCTGGGATGCCTGAAATCCAGGAACTGAAGAGGGCCACAGAGCTGAGGTCCCAGCTGCGGACT CTGGCTGGGGTCCTCTCCAGGTGTTCCCACAATATCACAGAGACCCAGATGAGCCTGAGCAGCCTGAGCTCTGAGCTGGCGAAGAATCGGGATCAGGTACATGAAGACAGAAG CACCCAGAAGATTCAGTGCTGTCTGGACAAGATGTACCTTATCTACAAACAGTTCAAGAAATCCCGGGTGAGGCCAG GGCTCGGCTACAATGAGGAGCAGATTCACAAGCTGGATAA GGTGAATTTTAGCCATTTAGCCAAAAGGCTCCTGCAGGTGTTCCAGGAGGAGTGTGTACAGAAGTATCAGACATCCCTGGTCACGCACGGCAAGCGCATGAG
- the IKBKE gene encoding inhibitor of nuclear factor kappa-B kinase subunit epsilon isoform X10, producing MQSTVNYLWHTDDLLGQGATASVYKARNKKSGELVAVKVFNTASYMRPREVQVREFEVLRKLNHQNIVKLFAVEETGGSRQKVLVMEYCSSGSLLSVLESPENAFGLPEDEFLVVLRCVVAGMNHLRENGIVHRDIKPGNIMRLLGEEGQSIYKLTDFGAARELDDDEKFISVYGTEEYLHPDMYERAVLRKPQQKAFGVTVDLWSIGVTLYHAATGSLPFVPFGGPRRNKEIMYRITTEKPAGAIAGTQRRENGPLEWSYSLPITCRLSSGLQSQLVPILANILEVEQAKCWGFDQFFAETSDILQRVVVHVFSLSEAVLHHVYIHGHNTIAIFLEAVYEQTNVAPQHQEYLFEGHLCVLEPNLSAQHIAHTTASSPLTLFSMASETPKGLAFRDPALDVPKFVPKVDLQADYNTAKGVLGAGYQALRLAQALLAGQELMLRGLHWFVEILQATCRRTLEVTRMALLFLSSSLGTESNGAGMPEIQELKRATELRSQLRTLAGVLSRCSHNITETQMSLSSLSSELAKNRDQVHEDRSTQKIQCCLDKMYLIYKQFKKSRVRPVCMWDTYHSTACQALPCPYLGSEPANPGPVKRNVRT from the exons ATGCAGAGCACCGTCAATTACCTGTGGCACACCGACGACCTGCTGGGGCAGGGGGCCACCGCCAGTGTGTACAAGGCCCGAAACAAG AAATCCGGGGAGCTGGTCGCTGTGAAGGTCTTCAACACCGCCAGCTACATGCGACCCCGCGAGGTGCAGGTGAGGGAGTTTGAGGTCCTGCGGAAGCTGAACCACCAGAACATCGTCAAGCTCTTCGCGGTGGAGGAGACG GGGGGCAGCCGGCAGAAGGTGCTGGTGATGGAGTACTGCTCCAGTGGGAGCCTGCTGAGCGTGCTTGAGAGCCCCGAGAACGCCTTCGGGCTGCCGGAGGACGAGTTCCTGGTGGTGCTGCGCTGTGTGG tgGCTGGCATGAACCACCTGCGGGAGAACGGCATCGTCCACCGTGACATCAAGCCCGGGAACATCATGCgcctcctgggggaggaggggcagagcaTCTACAAGCTGACGGACTTTGGGGCCGCCCGCGAGCTGGACGACGATGAGAAGTTCATCTCGGTCTATGGGACTGAGGAGTACCTG CACCCTGACATGTATGAGCGGGCGGTGCTTCGCAAGCCCCAGCAGAAGGCATTCGGGGTGACTGTGGATCTCTGGAGCATTGGGGTGACCCTGTACCACGCAGCCACCGGCAGCCTGCCCTTTGTCCCCTTCGGTGGGCCACGGCGAAACAAAGAGATCAT GTACCGGATAACCACAGAGAAGCCAGCCGGGGCCATTGCAGGCACCCAGAGGCGGGAAAACGGGCCTTTGGAGTGGAGCTACAGCCTCCCCATCACCTGCCGGCTGTCATC GGGACTGCAGAGCCAGCTGGTGCCCATCCTGGCCAACATCCTGGAGGTGGAGCAGGCCAAGTGCTGGGGCTTCGACCAGTTCTTTGCGGAGACCAGCGACATCCTGCAGCGAGTCGTTGTGCACGTCTTCTCCCTGTCCGAGGCGGTCCTGCACCACGTCTACATCCATGGCCACAACAC GATAGCCATCTTTCTGGAGGCTGTGTATGAGCAGACCAATGTGGCCCCCCAGCACCAGGAGTACCTCTTTGAGGGTCACCTCTGTGTCCTCGAGCCCAACCTGTCAGCACAGCACATTGCCCACACGACGGCAAGCAGCCCCCTGACCCTGTTCAGCATGGCCAGCGAGACCCCCAAGGGACTGGCCTTCAGGGACC CGGCTCTGGACGTCCCCAAGTTTGTTCCCAAAGTGGACCTGCAGGCAGATTACAACACGGCCAAG GGCGTGTTGGGCGCAGGCTACCAGGCCCTGCGGCTGGCGCAGGCCCTGCTGGCTGGGCAGGAGCTCATGCTTCGGGGGCTGCACTGGTTTGT GGAGATCCTCCAGGCCACGTGCAGGCGGACACTGGAGGTCACAAGGATGGCCCTCCTCTTCCTCAGCAGCAGCCTGGGCACCGAGAG CAATGGGGCTGGGATGCCTGAAATCCAGGAACTGAAGAGGGCCACAGAGCTGAGGTCCCAGCTGCGGACT CTGGCTGGGGTCCTCTCCAGGTGTTCCCACAATATCACAGAGACCCAGATGAGCCTGAGCAGCCTGAGCTCTGAGCTGGCGAAGAATCGGGATCAGGTACATGAAGACAGAAG CACCCAGAAGATTCAGTGCTGTCTGGACAAGATGTACCTTATCTACAAACAGTTCAAGAAATCCCGGGTGAGGCCAG tttgtatgtgggacacctaccacagcacggcttgccaagcactgccatgtccgtacctgggatctgaaccggcaaaccctgggccagtgaagcggaatgtgcgcacttaa
- the IKBKE gene encoding inhibitor of nuclear factor kappa-B kinase subunit epsilon isoform X9 yields MQSTVNYLWHTDDLLGQGATASVYKARNKKSGELVAVKVFNTASYMRPREVQVREFEVLRKLNHQNIVKLFAVEETGGSRQKVLVMEYCSSGSLLSVLESPENAFGLPEDEFLVVLRCVVAGMNHLRENGIVHRDIKPGNIMRLLGEEGQSIYKLTDFGAARELDDDEKFISVYGTEEYLHPDMYERAVLRKPQQKAFGVTVDLWSIGVTLYHAATGSLPFVPFGGPRRNKEIMYRITTEKPAGAIAGTQRRENGPLEWSYSLPITCRLSSGLQSQLVPILANILEVEQAKCWGFDQFFAETSDILQRVVVHVFSLSEAVLHHVYIHGHNTIAIFLEAVYEQTNVAPQHQEYLFEGHLCVLEPNLSAQHIAHTTASSPLTLFSMASETPKGLAFRDPALDVPKFVPKVDLQADYNTAKGVLGAGYQALRLAQALLAGQELMLRGLHWFVEILQATCRRTLEVTRMALLFLSSSLGTERFSNGAGMPEIQELKRATELRSQLRTLAGVLSRCSHNITETQMSLSSLSSELAKNRDQVHEDRSTQKIQCCLDKMYLIYKQFKKSRVRPVCMWDTYHSTACQALPCPYLGSEPANPGPVKRNVRT; encoded by the exons ATGCAGAGCACCGTCAATTACCTGTGGCACACCGACGACCTGCTGGGGCAGGGGGCCACCGCCAGTGTGTACAAGGCCCGAAACAAG AAATCCGGGGAGCTGGTCGCTGTGAAGGTCTTCAACACCGCCAGCTACATGCGACCCCGCGAGGTGCAGGTGAGGGAGTTTGAGGTCCTGCGGAAGCTGAACCACCAGAACATCGTCAAGCTCTTCGCGGTGGAGGAGACG GGGGGCAGCCGGCAGAAGGTGCTGGTGATGGAGTACTGCTCCAGTGGGAGCCTGCTGAGCGTGCTTGAGAGCCCCGAGAACGCCTTCGGGCTGCCGGAGGACGAGTTCCTGGTGGTGCTGCGCTGTGTGG tgGCTGGCATGAACCACCTGCGGGAGAACGGCATCGTCCACCGTGACATCAAGCCCGGGAACATCATGCgcctcctgggggaggaggggcagagcaTCTACAAGCTGACGGACTTTGGGGCCGCCCGCGAGCTGGACGACGATGAGAAGTTCATCTCGGTCTATGGGACTGAGGAGTACCTG CACCCTGACATGTATGAGCGGGCGGTGCTTCGCAAGCCCCAGCAGAAGGCATTCGGGGTGACTGTGGATCTCTGGAGCATTGGGGTGACCCTGTACCACGCAGCCACCGGCAGCCTGCCCTTTGTCCCCTTCGGTGGGCCACGGCGAAACAAAGAGATCAT GTACCGGATAACCACAGAGAAGCCAGCCGGGGCCATTGCAGGCACCCAGAGGCGGGAAAACGGGCCTTTGGAGTGGAGCTACAGCCTCCCCATCACCTGCCGGCTGTCATC GGGACTGCAGAGCCAGCTGGTGCCCATCCTGGCCAACATCCTGGAGGTGGAGCAGGCCAAGTGCTGGGGCTTCGACCAGTTCTTTGCGGAGACCAGCGACATCCTGCAGCGAGTCGTTGTGCACGTCTTCTCCCTGTCCGAGGCGGTCCTGCACCACGTCTACATCCATGGCCACAACAC GATAGCCATCTTTCTGGAGGCTGTGTATGAGCAGACCAATGTGGCCCCCCAGCACCAGGAGTACCTCTTTGAGGGTCACCTCTGTGTCCTCGAGCCCAACCTGTCAGCACAGCACATTGCCCACACGACGGCAAGCAGCCCCCTGACCCTGTTCAGCATGGCCAGCGAGACCCCCAAGGGACTGGCCTTCAGGGACC CGGCTCTGGACGTCCCCAAGTTTGTTCCCAAAGTGGACCTGCAGGCAGATTACAACACGGCCAAG GGCGTGTTGGGCGCAGGCTACCAGGCCCTGCGGCTGGCGCAGGCCCTGCTGGCTGGGCAGGAGCTCATGCTTCGGGGGCTGCACTGGTTTGT GGAGATCCTCCAGGCCACGTGCAGGCGGACACTGGAGGTCACAAGGATGGCCCTCCTCTTCCTCAGCAGCAGCCTGGGCACCGAGAG GTTCAGCAATGGGGCTGGGATGCCTGAAATCCAGGAACTGAAGAGGGCCACAGAGCTGAGGTCCCAGCTGCGGACT CTGGCTGGGGTCCTCTCCAGGTGTTCCCACAATATCACAGAGACCCAGATGAGCCTGAGCAGCCTGAGCTCTGAGCTGGCGAAGAATCGGGATCAGGTACATGAAGACAGAAG CACCCAGAAGATTCAGTGCTGTCTGGACAAGATGTACCTTATCTACAAACAGTTCAAGAAATCCCGGGTGAGGCCAG tttgtatgtgggacacctaccacagcacggcttgccaagcactgccatgtccgtacctgggatctgaaccggcaaaccctgggccagtgaagcggaatgtgcgcacttaa
- the IKBKE gene encoding inhibitor of nuclear factor kappa-B kinase subunit epsilon isoform X11, whose product MQSTVNYLWHTDDLLGQGATASVYKARNKKSGELVAVKVFNTASYMRPREVQVREFEVLRKLNHQNIVKLFAVEETGGSRQKVLVMEYCSSGSLLSVLESPENAFGLPEDEFLVVLRCVVAGMNHLRENGIVHRDIKPGNIMRLLGEEGQSIYKLTDFGAARELDDDEKFISVYGTEEYLHPDMYERAVLRKPQQKAFGVTVDLWSIGVTLYHAATGSLPFVPFGGPRRNKEIMYRITTEKPAGAIAGTQRRENGPLEWSYSLPITCRLSSGLQSQLVPILANILEVEQAKCWGFDQFFAETSDILQRVVVHVFSLSEAVLHHVYIHGHNTIAIFLEAVYEQTNVAPQHQEYLFEGHLCVLEPNLSAQHIAHTTASSPLTLFSMASETPKGLAFRDPALDVPKFVPKVDLQADYNTAKGVLGAGYQALRLAQALLAGQELMLRGLHWFVEILQATCRRTLEVTRMALLFLSSSLGTERFSNGAGMPEIQELKRATELRSQLRTLAGVLSRCSHNITETQMSLSSLSSELAKNRDQHPEDSVLSGQDVPYLQTVQEIPGEASLYVGHLPQHGLPSTAMSVPGI is encoded by the exons ATGCAGAGCACCGTCAATTACCTGTGGCACACCGACGACCTGCTGGGGCAGGGGGCCACCGCCAGTGTGTACAAGGCCCGAAACAAG AAATCCGGGGAGCTGGTCGCTGTGAAGGTCTTCAACACCGCCAGCTACATGCGACCCCGCGAGGTGCAGGTGAGGGAGTTTGAGGTCCTGCGGAAGCTGAACCACCAGAACATCGTCAAGCTCTTCGCGGTGGAGGAGACG GGGGGCAGCCGGCAGAAGGTGCTGGTGATGGAGTACTGCTCCAGTGGGAGCCTGCTGAGCGTGCTTGAGAGCCCCGAGAACGCCTTCGGGCTGCCGGAGGACGAGTTCCTGGTGGTGCTGCGCTGTGTGG tgGCTGGCATGAACCACCTGCGGGAGAACGGCATCGTCCACCGTGACATCAAGCCCGGGAACATCATGCgcctcctgggggaggaggggcagagcaTCTACAAGCTGACGGACTTTGGGGCCGCCCGCGAGCTGGACGACGATGAGAAGTTCATCTCGGTCTATGGGACTGAGGAGTACCTG CACCCTGACATGTATGAGCGGGCGGTGCTTCGCAAGCCCCAGCAGAAGGCATTCGGGGTGACTGTGGATCTCTGGAGCATTGGGGTGACCCTGTACCACGCAGCCACCGGCAGCCTGCCCTTTGTCCCCTTCGGTGGGCCACGGCGAAACAAAGAGATCAT GTACCGGATAACCACAGAGAAGCCAGCCGGGGCCATTGCAGGCACCCAGAGGCGGGAAAACGGGCCTTTGGAGTGGAGCTACAGCCTCCCCATCACCTGCCGGCTGTCATC GGGACTGCAGAGCCAGCTGGTGCCCATCCTGGCCAACATCCTGGAGGTGGAGCAGGCCAAGTGCTGGGGCTTCGACCAGTTCTTTGCGGAGACCAGCGACATCCTGCAGCGAGTCGTTGTGCACGTCTTCTCCCTGTCCGAGGCGGTCCTGCACCACGTCTACATCCATGGCCACAACAC GATAGCCATCTTTCTGGAGGCTGTGTATGAGCAGACCAATGTGGCCCCCCAGCACCAGGAGTACCTCTTTGAGGGTCACCTCTGTGTCCTCGAGCCCAACCTGTCAGCACAGCACATTGCCCACACGACGGCAAGCAGCCCCCTGACCCTGTTCAGCATGGCCAGCGAGACCCCCAAGGGACTGGCCTTCAGGGACC CGGCTCTGGACGTCCCCAAGTTTGTTCCCAAAGTGGACCTGCAGGCAGATTACAACACGGCCAAG GGCGTGTTGGGCGCAGGCTACCAGGCCCTGCGGCTGGCGCAGGCCCTGCTGGCTGGGCAGGAGCTCATGCTTCGGGGGCTGCACTGGTTTGT GGAGATCCTCCAGGCCACGTGCAGGCGGACACTGGAGGTCACAAGGATGGCCCTCCTCTTCCTCAGCAGCAGCCTGGGCACCGAGAG GTTCAGCAATGGGGCTGGGATGCCTGAAATCCAGGAACTGAAGAGGGCCACAGAGCTGAGGTCCCAGCTGCGGACT CTGGCTGGGGTCCTCTCCAGGTGTTCCCACAATATCACAGAGACCCAGATGAGCCTGAGCAGCCTGAGCTCTGAGCTGGCGAAGAATCGGGATCAG CACCCAGAAGATTCAGTGCTGTCTGGACAAGATGTACCTTATCTACAAACAGTTCAAGAAATCCCGGGTGAGGCCAG tttgtatgtgggacacctaccacagcacggcttgccaagcactgccatgtccgtacctgggatctga